Proteins encoded within one genomic window of Halobacteroides halobius DSM 5150:
- a CDS encoding DUF5673 domain-containing protein, producing MFSKILFVLGICILGIYLIYYLRCKLRILSLKDKIYFQGIKNYDNKLSSIIFVSDDIGINFILFTLFGGILFGMIQLVFFDLGLSSFLRQFSFFPGMVGFIIYSRKYHYLIITKKGVNVFFRFIDWEEIKSYNFKANDKLSINLSNSNKKYSIGIPKENIKEVEKLFKHYMI from the coding sequence TTGTTTAGTAAAATTTTATTTGTTTTAGGAATATGTATATTAGGCATTTATTTGATCTATTATTTAAGATGCAAATTAAGAATATTGAGTTTAAAAGATAAAATATATTTTCAGGGAATTAAGAATTATGATAATAAATTAAGTAGTATTATTTTTGTTTCTGATGATATAGGAATAAATTTTATATTGTTTACATTATTTGGAGGTATTTTATTTGGCATGATTCAACTTGTATTTTTTGATTTAGGATTATCTTCTTTTTTAAGGCAATTTAGTTTTTTTCCAGGTATGGTAGGGTTTATTATATACTCAAGAAAATATCATTATTTAATCATAACTAAGAAGGGGGTAAATGTTTTTTTTAGGTTTATAGATTGGGAAGAAATTAAATCATATAATTTTAAAGCTAATGATAAATTAAGCATTAATTTATCTAATTCAAATAAAAAATATTCAATTGGGATTCCTAAAGAAAATATAAAAGAAGTAGAAAAATTATTCAAACATTATATGATTTAA
- a CDS encoding DUF4372 domain-containing protein — protein MNYCTILVTKLLDVIDKNFLKGLINKYNADYKVHKLTTEVYLLYLLYFHLTKKESLEDFVSGLKNNKYLNKVLPKI, from the coding sequence ATGAATTATTGTACCATACTTGTAACTAAACTGCTAGATGTTATTGATAAAAATTTTCTAAAAGGTTTAATTAATAAATATAATGCAGATTATAAGGTTCATAAACTAACAACAGAAGTTTATTTGTTATATTTACTTTACTTTCATCTTACAAAAAAAGAAAGTCTAGAAGACTTTGTTTCGGGTCTAAAGAATAATAAGTATCTAAATAAAGTATTACCTAAGATTTGA
- a CDS encoding prolipoprotein diacylglyceryl transferase family protein, producing the protein MNPYIFEYKSLAISWFIVLSILSIGLGYIFSKKELIGILSKEKIDNLTLKLIIGGFIGARIYYALANWQFYVDNYLSIFHISHLTLNFKGALILASGILYLTSRREDISFEKLLAIYIQAITLGLIIGVWSHYFDNLLTYLESLTFSILFVLVMFLEIIIKDRMKSYKVISGVFFLVYLLLEFYYGV; encoded by the coding sequence ATGAATCCTTATATTTTTGAATATAAGTCTTTAGCAATTAGCTGGTTCATTGTATTATCTATTCTATCAATTGGGTTAGGATATATTTTTAGCAAAAAAGAATTAATAGGAATTTTATCTAAGGAGAAGATAGATAATTTAACACTAAAGTTGATTATAGGAGGATTTATTGGAGCTAGGATTTATTATGCCTTGGCGAATTGGCAGTTTTATGTAGATAACTATTTATCTATTTTTCATATTTCCCATTTGACTTTAAATTTTAAAGGGGCACTTATTTTAGCAAGTGGGATATTATATTTAACTTCTCGTCGAGAAGATATATCTTTTGAAAAATTACTTGCTATTTATATTCAGGCGATAACTTTGGGTTTGATTATTGGAGTATGGAGCCACTATTTTGATAATTTACTTACTTATTTAGAATCTTTAACTTTTTCTATACTTTTTGTGCTTGTTATGTTTTTAGAAATTATTATTAAAGATAGAATGAAAAGTTATAAAGTTATTAGTGGAGTATTTTTTCTAGTTTATCTATTACTTGAATTTTATTATGGAGTATAG
- the yhbY gene encoding ribosome assembly RNA-binding protein YhbY gives MKGKQRAYLRGQANQMDPLFQIGKNGITDNVIEQVDETLEARELIKLRALENSLYTAKEAAYELAESCDAEVIQTIGNVFVLYRRNDEDPKYNLPS, from the coding sequence ATGAAAGGTAAACAACGTGCTTATTTAAGGGGCCAAGCTAACCAAATGGACCCTTTATTTCAAATTGGGAAGAATGGAATTACTGATAATGTAATTGAACAGGTAGATGAGACTTTAGAAGCTCGGGAGTTAATTAAGCTAAGAGCATTAGAAAATAGTTTGTATACTGCTAAAGAAGCAGCTTATGAATTAGCTGAGTCTTGTGATGCAGAAGTTATTCAGACTATTGGTAATGTGTTTGTTTTGTATCGTCGTAATGATGAGGATCCTAAGTATAATTTACCTTCTTAA
- a CDS encoding LuxR C-terminal-related transcriptional regulator, whose amino-acid sequence MRLEEKILFSLGRCNNKGLSKNMNEPKIRLISKELQIRLNENKVLISIFKDNIKKIKNFINGEYLFLLVDSKGILLSEYTGKKGQQLDKSSIKMGVSFSEESSGTNAISVAMDSKEEVYLTPEQHYCDFLQQWYCFALPLYFNKEIIGYLDVSTISFKLKQELMGIALLLRDNIIKDLKVHKKLVSSQQKNFKRKVADKQIKIVKFLAQGLTEQEVAQELSCSKSTIKYHKKKLFAYLDVGCTREAIIKALQQGLIKLAEI is encoded by the coding sequence ATGAGATTAGAAGAAAAAATTTTGTTTTCCTTAGGAAGATGTAATAATAAAGGTTTATCTAAAAATATGAATGAACCTAAAATTAGATTGATAAGTAAGGAATTACAAATTAGATTAAACGAAAATAAAGTATTGATTTCTATCTTTAAAGATAATATTAAAAAAATTAAAAATTTTATTAATGGTGAATATCTTTTTTTATTAGTTGATTCTAAGGGGATTTTATTGAGTGAGTATACTGGAAAAAAAGGACAACAATTAGATAAAAGTTCTATCAAAATGGGAGTTAGTTTTTCTGAAGAAAGTAGTGGAACTAATGCAATTTCAGTAGCTATGGATTCAAAAGAAGAAGTTTACTTAACTCCAGAACAACATTATTGTGATTTTTTACAACAGTGGTACTGTTTTGCCCTTCCTTTATATTTTAATAAAGAGATAATTGGTTATTTAGATGTATCAACAATAAGTTTTAAATTAAAGCAAGAATTAATGGGGATTGCTTTATTGTTAAGAGATAATATTATTAAAGATTTAAAAGTACATAAAAAATTAGTTTCCTCCCAACAAAAGAATTTTAAAAGAAAAGTAGCGGATAAACAGATAAAAATTGTGAAGTTTCTAGCTCAAGGATTAACTGAACAAGAGGTAGCTCAAGAACTATCATGTAGTAAAAGTACTATTAAGTATCATAAAAAGAAGTTATTTGCTTATTTAGATGTAGGCTGTACCAGGGAGGCAATTATTAAGGCTTTACAGCAGGGACTAATTAAGTTAGCAGAAATTTAA
- a CDS encoding class IIb bacteriocin, lactobin A/cerein 7B family, which translates to MNELSTVGNFEELSEDEYLNVDGGLVITGTAVAAGVGCLAGGVTVGYAIGTVIESVME; encoded by the coding sequence ATGAATGAACTTTCTACAGTAGGTAATTTTGAAGAATTATCTGAGGATGAGTATCTTAATGTAGATGGAGGACTTGTTATTACTGGAACTGCTGTGGCTGCAGGTGTTGGTTGCCTTGCTGGAGGAGTTACTGTTGGATACGCAATTGGTACTGTAATAGAATCAGTAATGGAATAG
- a CDS encoding CPBP family intramembrane glutamic endopeptidase → MNLQNFKKIKLINSGIIYIFYIVMLLIFPIKEYVSSSLVSSVIYMFIFYGGILFLIISKLYKSDIQIKKVIGNLSKKNELVKIFSITITLVIFSVGSLLSSLYFFNILFPSIINKIIGFINEIPSNNITLDIIRSVFLVPIVEEVLFRYLLLGKMTIKLGIKKSIIISSIIFSILHINFIGSFVFAVVLSLVYLKTGKLILPILIHSFNNVIAIFLKWLEKFIPTTTSLIDIIKKGILPFKGFGLICFIFSTILIVIYIYKLWLQLDD, encoded by the coding sequence ATGAATTTACAAAATTTTAAAAAAATCAAATTAATAAATTCTGGCATAATTTATATTTTTTATATTGTAATGTTATTAATTTTTCCGATTAAAGAGTATGTTAGTTCATCACTAGTTTCTAGTGTTATTTATATGTTTATCTTTTATGGTGGAATATTATTTTTAATAATATCTAAATTATATAAATCTGATATTCAGATAAAAAAGGTTATAGGTAATTTATCTAAAAAAAATGAATTAGTAAAGATTTTTTCTATAACAATAACGCTAGTTATATTTAGTGTAGGAAGTCTTTTATCTAGTCTATATTTCTTTAATATTTTATTTCCGTCTATAATAAATAAGATTATAGGTTTTATTAATGAAATTCCAAGTAATAATATAACCTTAGATATCATAAGGTCAGTTTTTTTAGTTCCAATTGTAGAAGAAGTTCTTTTTAGATATCTTTTATTAGGAAAAATGACAATTAAATTAGGAATAAAAAAGTCTATTATAATAAGTTCAATTATTTTTTCTATTTTACATATAAATTTTATAGGTTCATTTGTTTTTGCAGTTGTATTATCTCTTGTATATTTAAAAACAGGAAAATTAATCCTACCAATTTTAATTCATAGTTTTAATAATGTAATAGCTATATTTTTAAAATGGTTAGAAAAATTTATTCCTACTACTACGAGTTTAATTGATATTATAAAAAAGGGAATATTACCTTTTAAGGGTTTTGGATTAATATGTTTCATTTTTTCAACTATATTAATTGTGATATATATATATAAACTTTGGTTACAACTAGATGATTAA
- a CDS encoding TlpA family protein disulfide reductase, with the protein MKNSFKFLLIAILVVGIVSLGVLYHKQGLSKNNSKVKEKLENNQEQKEQEEQKNNSARIGINVGNIAPDFTLVNLKGEQVSLSDYRGQFVMVNFWATWCPPCRAEMPDLDAFYDNNKQDFVILGVNIGESKAKVKSFIEENGYDYPILLDQERGAAFKYRVSVIPTSYFVGPQGKIQYVKRGTVNQAELNQIKKNIASKLEK; encoded by the coding sequence GTGAAAAATAGTTTCAAATTTCTATTGATTGCTATCTTAGTAGTAGGGATTGTTAGTCTAGGAGTTTTATATCATAAGCAAGGCTTAAGTAAAAATAATTCTAAAGTAAAAGAAAAACTAGAAAATAATCAAGAGCAAAAAGAGCAGGAAGAACAAAAAAATAATTCAGCTAGAATAGGAATTAATGTAGGAAATATTGCTCCTGATTTTACCTTAGTTAATCTAAAGGGGGAGCAAGTTTCCTTATCTGATTATAGAGGACAGTTTGTGATGGTTAACTTTTGGGCTACTTGGTGCCCACCATGTCGAGCTGAGATGCCAGATTTAGATGCATTTTATGATAATAATAAACAAGATTTTGTTATCTTAGGTGTTAACATTGGAGAAAGTAAGGCTAAAGTAAAATCATTTATTGAAGAAAATGGTTATGATTATCCTATTTTATTGGATCAAGAGCGGGGGGCAGCTTTTAAATATCGAGTTTCTGTAATTCCTACTTCTTATTTTGTTGGCCCGCAAGGTAAAATTCAGTATGTAAAACGAGGAACAGTTAATCAAGCAGAATTAAACCAGATTAAGAAAAATATTGCAAGTAAGTTAGAGAAGTAA
- the proB gene encoding glutamate 5-kinase, with translation MRKKIKEAERIVIKIGSSTLTYQNSKLNLGRIEKLIREIVNLKNQGKEVILVSSGAVAAGYGRLKLEASPGTIPEKQALAAIGQGTLMRTYQTIFSEYGYQVGQVLLTQKDLTDRKRYLNSRNTLYQLLDYNVIPVINENDTVAVKEIKFGDNDTLSALVSSLVGADLLVILSDIDGLYTADPRNDDSAKLISQVEEISSEIEELAGGAGTDRGTGGMATKIDAAKIATKAGLPLVIANGSLDQVVTKISEGEDLGTLFLPDSGMTSREQWIAFNLDIAGKIVIDEGATLALTKEGGSLLACGIVEARGEFSVGDVVDIIDQSGSRIAKGLVNYDQPEVDKIKGFQSEEIKSRLGYQAYDEVVHRDNLVLL, from the coding sequence ATGCGAAAAAAAATAAAAGAAGCAGAAAGAATAGTGATTAAGATTGGTAGTAGTACTTTAACTTACCAAAATTCTAAGTTAAATTTAGGGCGGATAGAGAAATTAATTAGAGAAATTGTTAATTTGAAGAATCAGGGTAAAGAAGTTATATTAGTTAGTTCTGGTGCAGTTGCAGCTGGATACGGGAGATTAAAACTAGAGGCTTCTCCAGGTACAATTCCTGAAAAACAGGCTTTAGCTGCTATTGGCCAAGGAACTTTAATGAGAACTTATCAGACAATCTTTAGTGAGTATGGATATCAGGTAGGTCAAGTTTTATTGACCCAGAAGGATTTAACAGATAGGAAGCGATATCTTAACTCTCGTAATACTTTATATCAGTTATTAGATTATAATGTGATTCCAGTGATTAATGAAAATGATACTGTAGCAGTTAAAGAGATTAAATTTGGTGATAATGATACCTTATCTGCTTTAGTAAGTAGTCTCGTTGGAGCTGATTTGTTGGTTATTTTATCTGATATAGATGGTTTATACACTGCTGACCCTCGTAATGATGATTCAGCTAAATTGATTAGTCAAGTTGAAGAAATCTCTTCAGAGATTGAAGAATTAGCCGGAGGCGCTGGAACTGATCGCGGCACAGGAGGAATGGCTACTAAGATTGATGCAGCTAAGATTGCTACCAAAGCAGGGTTACCATTGGTTATAGCTAATGGAAGTTTGGATCAAGTGGTGACTAAAATTAGTGAAGGCGAAGATTTAGGAACTCTCTTTTTGCCTGATTCAGGGATGACTAGTCGAGAACAATGGATAGCATTTAATTTAGATATTGCTGGTAAAATAGTGATTGATGAAGGGGCTACCTTGGCCCTTACTAAAGAGGGAGGTAGTCTATTAGCTTGTGGTATTGTAGAAGCTAGAGGAGAATTTTCGGTTGGTGATGTAGTTGATATTATTGATCAATCCGGAAGTAGGATTGCTAAAGGATTGGTTAATTATGACCAACCAGAAGTAGATAAGATTAAAGGCTTCCAGTCAGAAGAAATTAAATCTAGATTGGGTTATCAAGCTTATGATGAAGTAGTTCATCGTGATAATTTAGTTTTATTATAA
- a CDS encoding transposase, with the protein MKYYLRFDDLTFNPSYTYLFDRAYIKYKKFDEFIKNDIYFATRAKSNTKIELIRSLDLTSKDKEADVILDADVMLGDHTSETRMKHKTRLVRVKTTDRNGKEKIIDILTNHFDLELM; encoded by the coding sequence ATAAAGTATTACCTAAGATTTGATGATTTAACTTTTAATCCTAGCTATACTTATCTTTTTGATAGAGCTTATATAAAGTATAAAAAATTTGATGAATTTATAAAAAATGATATTTACTTTGCAACTAGAGCAAAATCTAACACTAAAATTGAACTCATCAGATCGTTAGATCTAACTTCTAAGGATAAAGAAGCAGATGTTATATTAGACGCTGATGTAATGCTAGGCGACCATACTTCAGAGACTAGAATGAAACATAAAACAAGACTAGTTAGAGTAAAAACTACTGATCGAAATGGAAAAGAGAAAATAATAGATATTCTAACTAATCATTTTGATTTGGAGCTCATGTAA
- a CDS encoding DUF4372 domain-containing protein produces the protein MKCTSEYTILLNKFIGIIGDNFLDDLVDKYDSDYKVHKFKTKEHLLCLLYYHLTEKDSLEDFVSELKGNNKLNKVLP, from the coding sequence ATGAAATGTACTAGTGAGTATACCATATTATTAAACAAATTCATAGGTATAATAGGTGATAACTTTTTAGACGATTTGGTAGATAAATACGATTCTGATTATAAAGTCCATAAATTTAAAACTAAAGAACATTTACTATGCTTACTTTATTATCATCTTACTGAAAAAGATAGTTTAGAAGATTTTGTTTCAGAACTAAAAGGAAATAACAAACTTAATAAGGTTTTACCATGA
- a CDS encoding helix-turn-helix domain-containing protein — translation MFCFALPLWLDDEELVGYLDVSTIEEELKGELIAIAKLLKQKIIAEYEKMKDEQLKKQSENLELTDKQMEILEFLLQGLAEEVIAEEMNCTQANIKYHKQNIFERLDVTCTTEAIIKAIKLRLILVDEIEV, via the coding sequence TTGTTTTGTTTCGCTTTACCTTTATGGTTAGATGATGAAGAACTGGTAGGATATCTTGATGTGTCAACTATAGAAGAGGAACTAAAGGGAGAGTTAATAGCTATTGCTAAGTTATTAAAACAAAAGATAATCGCAGAATATGAAAAAATGAAAGATGAGCAACTTAAAAAACAAAGTGAAAATTTAGAACTAACAGATAAGCAAATGGAAATTTTAGAGTTTTTGCTTCAGGGGCTAGCAGAGGAAGTTATAGCTGAGGAAATGAATTGTACTCAGGCTAATATAAAGTACCATAAACAAAATATTTTTGAAAGATTAGATGTAACGTGTACTACGGAAGCGATTATTAAAGCTATTAAATTAAGATTAATTTTAGTAGATGAGATTGAAGTTTAG
- a CDS encoding glutamate-5-semialdehyde dehydrogenase, translating to MELKEKIIKQASEAKGASKKLAHLGSEVKNQALLAMADALEERVEEILQANEQDMEYGRENGLSESLLDRLLLTEARVSKMAQGLREVAQFSDPIGEVLEMKKRPNGLKIGKVQVPLGVIGIIYEARPNVTVDAAGLCLKAGNTVVLRGSSSAINSNKAIVNVISRAAYDAGLPEGSIQLLESTERKAVQVMFELNDYLDVLIPRGGAGLIQAVVNNSTVPVIETGVGNCHTFIDSQADLDKAEQIVINAKTQRTGVCNAMETLLVHEDVAEEFLPAIIEELRERDTLVKGDKKVREIVSDVKEATTEDWATEFLDYILAIKIVSSLDQALEHIDEYSTSHSEAIVTENYTKAHKFLDLVDSAAVYVNASTRFTDGGQFGLGAEIGISTQKLHARGPMGVNQLTTTKFIIFGDGQIRQ from the coding sequence ATGGAATTAAAAGAAAAAATTATAAAACAAGCTAGTGAAGCTAAAGGGGCATCAAAAAAATTGGCCCATTTAGGATCTGAGGTCAAAAATCAAGCTTTGTTGGCCATGGCTGATGCACTAGAAGAAAGAGTAGAAGAGATACTACAGGCCAATGAACAGGATATGGAGTATGGCCGGGAGAATGGTTTATCAGAGTCTTTACTTGATAGATTATTACTAACTGAGGCTAGAGTTTCTAAAATGGCCCAAGGTTTAAGGGAGGTAGCACAGTTTTCTGATCCAATAGGAGAAGTTTTAGAGATGAAAAAAAGACCTAATGGATTGAAAATTGGTAAGGTACAAGTTCCCTTGGGAGTAATTGGTATTATTTATGAAGCACGTCCTAATGTAACTGTTGATGCTGCGGGATTATGTCTTAAAGCAGGAAATACTGTAGTTTTAAGAGGTAGTTCCAGTGCTATTAATTCTAATAAGGCTATTGTTAATGTGATTTCTAGAGCTGCTTATGATGCTGGTTTACCAGAGGGTTCTATTCAATTACTTGAAAGTACTGAGCGTAAAGCAGTGCAAGTTATGTTTGAATTAAACGACTACTTAGATGTTTTAATTCCTCGGGGTGGAGCTGGTTTAATTCAAGCAGTTGTTAATAATTCTACTGTACCTGTAATTGAAACAGGAGTAGGAAACTGTCATACATTCATTGATAGTCAAGCAGATTTAGATAAGGCAGAGCAGATTGTAATTAATGCTAAGACACAACGAACTGGTGTCTGTAATGCTATGGAGACCCTATTAGTTCATGAAGATGTAGCAGAAGAATTTTTACCAGCTATAATTGAAGAATTAAGAGAGCGAGATACTTTAGTAAAAGGAGATAAAAAGGTAAGAGAGATTGTCTCCGATGTTAAAGAAGCTACGACAGAAGATTGGGCTACAGAGTTTTTAGATTATATTTTAGCAATTAAGATAGTTAGTAGTTTAGATCAGGCTTTAGAACATATTGATGAGTATAGTACTAGCCATTCAGAAGCAATTGTAACTGAAAATTATACTAAAGCTCATAAATTCTTAGATTTAGTTGATTCTGCTGCTGTTTATGTTAATGCTTCTACCCGATTTACTGATGGGGGCCAATTTGGCTTAGGAGCTGAGATAGGAATTAGTACTCAAAAGTTACATGCTAGAGGGCCAATGGGTGTTAATCAGTTAACAACAACTAAATTTATTATTTTTGGTGATGGACAGATACGTCAATAA
- a CDS encoding IS110 family transposase, with protein MNYTQNKKIKQIKSTTLVIGIDIAKKQHVARAQNYRGIEYDKPLKFKNTQNGLERLLNWIKKVKIENEKEEVVIGMEPTGHYWLNIAQFITEEEIKLVLVNPHHVKKSKELDDNNPTKNDVKDAKVIAQLVKDGRFSEPNIPEGIYAEMRVAMTHKEKLTQDLTRVKNRVMRWLDIYFPEFNEVFKDWTGKAALATLKYFPYPDQIAKMEAEEIVAKWREEGIKRGVGIKRAKKLKKAAVRSIGVTEGFKMGKEEISYHIKQYCFINEELEVLMEKVEKLLEKIPGVEKMLTVDGVGVKTIAGFISEVGDLWDYEHPKQIISLAGLNLKENSSGKHKGETKITKRGRPKLRALLYRVAMPLVAQNDEFRQLHKYYTTRRENPLKKKQSLIVLCCKLIRVLFTLGRKQVEYDGKKMLNDIKRPNVKNAA; from the coding sequence ATGAATTATACCCAAAATAAGAAGATTAAGCAAATTAAATCGACAACTTTAGTAATTGGAATTGATATTGCCAAGAAGCAACATGTAGCGAGAGCCCAAAACTATCGGGGGATTGAATATGATAAACCATTAAAATTTAAGAATACTCAGAATGGTTTAGAAAGACTTTTAAATTGGATTAAGAAAGTTAAAATAGAAAATGAGAAAGAAGAAGTAGTTATAGGAATGGAGCCAACAGGTCATTATTGGCTAAATATAGCTCAATTCATCACAGAAGAAGAAATAAAACTAGTACTAGTAAATCCTCATCATGTAAAGAAATCGAAAGAGTTAGATGATAATAATCCAACAAAGAATGATGTTAAAGATGCCAAAGTAATAGCTCAATTGGTTAAAGATGGTCGCTTTTCTGAACCAAATATTCCTGAAGGAATTTATGCGGAAATGAGAGTAGCTATGACGCATAAAGAAAAGCTAACGCAAGATTTAACCAGAGTGAAAAACAGAGTAATGCGTTGGTTAGATATATATTTTCCAGAATTTAATGAAGTATTTAAAGATTGGACTGGAAAAGCAGCGTTAGCTACTTTAAAATATTTTCCTTATCCAGATCAGATAGCTAAGATGGAAGCAGAAGAAATAGTAGCTAAATGGCGAGAAGAAGGTATTAAAAGAGGTGTGGGAATAAAGAGAGCTAAGAAGTTAAAAAAGGCAGCTGTGAGGTCAATAGGTGTAACCGAAGGATTTAAGATGGGGAAAGAAGAGATTAGCTATCATATAAAACAATATTGTTTTATAAACGAAGAGTTAGAAGTTTTAATGGAGAAAGTAGAAAAGTTGTTAGAAAAGATACCTGGGGTTGAAAAAATGCTGACAGTAGATGGAGTAGGAGTTAAAACAATAGCAGGTTTCATCTCAGAAGTAGGTGATTTGTGGGATTATGAACATCCAAAGCAAATTATAAGTTTGGCGGGTTTAAACTTAAAAGAAAATAGCTCAGGTAAGCATAAGGGGGAAACCAAAATAACAAAGCGAGGACGTCCCAAATTAAGAGCTTTATTGTATAGGGTAGCAATGCCTCTGGTGGCACAGAATGATGAATTTAGACAATTGCATAAATATTATACTACTCGTCGTGAAAACCCGCTTAAGAAAAAACAATCTCTGATAGTTTTGTGTTGTAAATTAATCCGAGTTCTTTTTACATTAGGTAGAAAGCAAGTAGAATACGATGGGAAAAAGATGTTGAATGATATTAAAAGACCTAATGTGAAGAATGCTGCTTAA
- a CDS encoding bacteriocin: protein MESLANVEMNELSEKELMTVDGGFDGDSYGDFVESCGKVVGRGLEAVVDEANESAREDFESGTWSSRSM from the coding sequence ATGGAATCTTTGGCTAATGTTGAGATGAATGAATTAAGTGAAAAAGAGTTGATGACAGTTGATGGTGGGTTTGATGGTGACAGTTATGGTGATTTTGTTGAATCATGTGGTAAGGTAGTTGGTCGTGGATTGGAAGCTGTAGTTGATGAAGCAAATGAATCAGCAAGAGAAGACTTTGAGAGTGGTACATGGTCTTCAAGGAGTATGTAA
- a CDS encoding Blp family class II bacteriocin, translating to MDNLASVGMVELNEEELMMVDGGFFSVTDLGWAAAGGAISGAITYGSIGGAPGAVAGAFTGAALGALDYLMTEAGKTVVESSF from the coding sequence ATGGATAATTTAGCTAGTGTTGGTATGGTTGAGTTAAATGAAGAAGAATTAATGATGGTTGATGGGGGATTTTTTAGTGTAACTGATCTAGGCTGGGCTGCTGCTGGTGGAGCTATCAGTGGTGCAATAACATATGGTTCAATTGGTGGAGCACCTGGTGCTGTTGCAGGAGCCTTTACTGGAGCAGCTTTAGGGGCATTAGATTATCTAATGACAGAAGCAGGAAAAACAGTAGTAGAAAGCAGTTTTTAA
- a CDS encoding cytochrome c biogenesis protein CcdA: MSVVVAFMAGVASFVSPCVLPLVPAYIGYITGSAIDKGRLFTVVRALGFVIGFSIIFITMGASASYIGRLFSQYKLLFTKVSGILIIIFGLHMTGLFKLKLLYQEFRVQGPRQATNWFSSILMGMAFAAGWIPCVGTVLGSILLYAGAEATLKTGVLLLTAYSLGLGLPFILTAIFINQFSNFSNHINNYLPIISKFSGVIMIVFGVLLYLNKVQQLSQYFYF, from the coding sequence ATTTCAGTTGTAGTTGCTTTTATGGCTGGAGTAGCTTCTTTTGTTTCTCCTTGTGTGTTACCATTAGTACCAGCTTATATAGGATATATAACAGGTAGTGCAATTGATAAGGGGAGATTATTTACAGTGGTTAGGGCATTAGGGTTTGTAATTGGATTTTCAATTATTTTTATTACCATGGGAGCATCTGCTAGCTATATTGGGAGATTATTTAGTCAGTATAAGCTATTATTTACTAAAGTAAGTGGGATATTAATTATAATCTTTGGTTTGCATATGACTGGTTTGTTCAAATTAAAATTATTATATCAAGAGTTTAGAGTACAAGGGCCAAGGCAAGCCACAAATTGGTTTAGTTCTATCTTAATGGGGATGGCTTTTGCAGCTGGTTGGATACCTTGCGTGGGCACAGTATTAGGTTCTATTTTATTGTATGCTGGGGCTGAAGCAACTTTAAAAACAGGGGTTTTATTATTAACTGCCTATTCTTTAGGCTTAGGTCTTCCCTTTATACTAACAGCTATCTTTATTAATCAATTTAGTAATTTTTCTAACCACATTAATAACTATTTACCTATAATTTCTAAATTTAGTGGTGTGATTATGATTGTATTTGGGGTTTTACTTTATCTAAATAAGGTTCAGCAGTTAAGTCAATACTTTTATTTTTAA